The Oncorhynchus clarkii lewisi isolate Uvic-CL-2024 chromosome 23, UVic_Ocla_1.0, whole genome shotgun sequence genomic interval tggtagatacagtttgttaaaaaaaagcagacatgccaaagatgcttctacaaagtattgactcaggggtggaaattcgatatttctgtatttaattctcaatacattttcaaacatttctaaaatcatattttcactttgtccttatggtgtattgtgtgtagatgggtgagattgtCGAGTCTCGAATACAAGGGATGTGAGTACTCTTTGAAGCCTCTGTATATGCATAATGTGTTGTGGTTTATTTAGAGCTGTTTTGTAGTACAGTATGTTTTCAGACATGTAAATAAAGTATTCATGctaattaaaaacattttattgcatttattattatcattatagaAATCTCATTGGTGTCAACAGCAGCACAGTTATATGGATAGAAGACACTGCTTTAAAAAGAGGATTCAACCATTAGTTGACAGAATAGTAGACAATTCAAAAAGCAATATGAGTTAGACCCATAATGAATTTGAGAAACATTTCGAAATGGAGTATGATGTTAATATGTGAATTAACAAACTTACTGTCCAAACATTATACTTATACTACAACATTGTACAAAATTACCTTATTCTATTTAACTTCTGAGTAAATTTCTCAGGGTTTGTGCTTCATACGGTATCTATAGACCAATAAAAAGTGTAAGCACCAGCCAAAATATGATTGTTTTCCTGTAGTTAACGTCATGTTCTAAGACTTGAGATCTCTCTCTTGGTGTAGTGTTTGAATGGCTACAAATGGCTACTGCTTCATCTTTGTGTCCTGCCTGTTGCCTTGAATAGTTCTATGAAGTCACACATTGAGCATTTTGCTCAGGAAGTCCAAACTGACTATATATAACCAGCTGTTAACAGACTTACACACTGTTGAGCAACATCTTTAGTGTTTCCATGGTAACTCCTCTGTGTCCAACGACCACTTTCTCTGGTACACTCTGACACTTTCTATCCCATCTCTTTGTTCGCCACTGGTTCCAGTGACCTCTTTTAAAAGCTATTATTAGCCTGTTCAAGCTCCTTCAATACAGTATGTTTGCTTGGGGAACTGTCAGCCTCCATAATCTTTCAACAAATAATAGCAAAGTCTTCAAGTGAGTCTTCTGACGACGTATACAATTCAATTTCTCCAATGAATATTAGAATATGATGAAGAAGGGTTCAAGGGTGACTCAGGTCAATAAGCTAGCCTCATTGATGGAAAAAATAAGTTTTTCTTAAGACAAAAGTATTTACAAGGAATTAAGCAATAATCCCAAATCTGTAGTAGGTACTTCTGGTTAAAATAATTGTTGTCCATTTAGTCTGTCGGTTCTGTTCAGACTTTgatttcctcctcctcatcagggGTAATGCAGATGTAAGGTGTTTTCTTCATGGTCTGGCCCATGGTCACCTCTCCCTCCAGATCCATCCTCTGCTGCCCCTTCAGGGTCCCTCCAACTCCGTAGAGCACCCCCAGCACATCAGTGGCACCCTGGAACCTCTCACTCTCCATAGCAGGCCTCTGTCTAGACGGGGAGCCCATCACTAAATCAGGCACCGCCCCTTTAAGATGCTGCCCACCTCCATTCATCTCCATTCTcctagcctcctcttcctcctcttcccactCCATCCCATATGGACTCTTCCTGCTGCTACAGTCTTCTCGAAGCAGAGAATCCACCAATGAGGCAGTGGTGGCATCCATCTCCGAGTCCATCTCCGAGCCTTCATTGGTCACAAACCCAAATGCAGAGCAGCTTGGCTCATCTGCCACCCAGGCATGGCTGGGCTCTAGGTGGCCGTTAGGGCTGTCAATCAAACCGAACACCTCGCTCATGAGGGAGGGCCCCAGGTCAAAGGTGAATGAGGCCATTGAGGTCAGGGACTCATACTGGGTCATGTGACCGGGGTCAGAAGGCAGGGTGGGGTATGCGGAGGACTTCAGGAGGGCGGAGACATCGGTGAGCGAGCAGCCGTGGGCATTGGGGGTACAGGAAGTAGATCCTCCCTGTTGCGACTGACACTCTGCTGAACGGGAGAGGCGGGGCAGAGTGGCGAAACCTGACTCCAAAcctgagggggaggagagacaaggagttTAGTCCTAACATTTTGGTTTGTGAAAGATTATTGACAAGAAACTTAAAAATCTaaaaatctattttacaggaTGAATAAATCAAATTCCAGTTGGCACCCTAGTTCTACCTTCATGAATCATCTCAAAGAAGCTATGCTagtctgtcctgggaagtaaagtggactatgctagtctgtcctgggaagtaaagtggactatgctagtctgtcctgggatgtaaagtggactatgctagtctgtccggggaagtaaagtggactatgctagtctgtcctgggaagtaaagtggactatgctagtctgtcctgggaagtaaagtggacAATGCTCagtctgtcctgggaagtaaagtggactatgctagtctgtcctgggaagtaaagtggactatgctcagtctctcctgggaagtaaagtggactatgctcagtctgtcctgggaagtaaagtggactatgctagtctgtcctgggaagtaaagaggactatgctcagtctgtcctgggaagtaaagtggactatgctagtctgtcctgggaagtaaagtggactatgctagtctgtcctgggaagtaaagtggactatgctagtctgtcctgggaagtaaagtggactatgctcagtctgtcctgggaagtaaagtggactatgctcagtctgtcatgggaagtaaagtggactatgctagtctgtcctgggaagtaaagtggactatgctagtctgtcctgggaagtaaagtggactatgctagtctgtcctgggaagtaaagtggactatgctagtctgtcctgagaagtaaagtggactatgctcagtctgtcctgggaagtaaagtggactatgctagtctgtcctgggaagtaaagtggactatgctagtctgtccggggaagtaaagtggactatgctcaGTCTCTGctgggaagtaaagtggactatgctagtctgtcctgggaagtaaagtggactatgctcagtctgtcctgggaagtaaagtggactatgctcagtctgtcatgggaagtaaagtggactatgctcagtctgtcctgggaagtaaagtggactatgctcagtctgtcctgggaagtaaagtggactatgctagtctgtcctgggaagtaaagtggactatgctagtctgtcctgggaagtaaagtggactatgctcagtctgtccggggaagtaaagtggactatgctagtctgtcctgggaagtaaagtggactatgctcagtctgtcctgggaagtaaagtggactatgctagtctgtcctgggaagtaaagtggactatgctagtctgtcctgggaagtaaagtggactatgctcaGTCTCTGctgggaagtaaagtggactatgctagtctgtcctgggaagtaaagtggactatgctcaGTCTCTGctgggaagtaaagtggactatgctagtctgtcctgggaagtaaagtggactatgctcagtctgtccggggaagtaaagtggactatgctcagtctgtcctgggaagtaaagtggactatgctagtctgtcctgggaagtaaagtggactatgctcagtctgtcctgggaagtaaagtggactatgctcagtctgtcctgggaagtaaagtggactatgctagtctgtcctgggaagtaaagtggactatgctagtctgtcctgggaagtaaagtggactatgctagtctgtcctgggaagtaaagtggactatgctagtctgtcctgggaagtaaagtggactatgctagTCTTTCCggggaagtaaagtggactatgctagtctgtcctgggaagtaaagaggactatgctagtctgtcctgggaagtaaagtggactatgctagtctgtcctgggaagtaaagttgactatgctagtctgtcctgggaagtaaagtggactatgctagtctgtcctgggaagtaaagtggactatgctcaGTCTCTGctgggaagtaaagtggactatgctagtctgtcctgggaagtaaagtggactatgctcaGTCTCTGctgggaagtaaagtggactatgctagtctgtcctgggaagtaaagtggactatgctcagtctgtccggggaagtaaagtggactatgctcagtctgtcctgggaagtaaagtggactatgctagtctgtcctgggaagtaaagtggactatgctcagtctgtcctgggaagtaaagtggactatgctcagtctgtcctgggaagtaaagtggactatgctagtctgtcctgggaagtaaagtggactatgctagtctgtcctgggaagtaaagtggactatgctagtctgtcctgggaagtaaagtggactatgctagtctgtcctgggaagtaaagtggactatgctagTCTTTCCggggaagtaaagtggactatgctagtctgtcctgggaagtaaagaggactatgctagtctgtcctgggaagtaaagtggactatgctagtctgtcctgggaagtaaagttgactatgctcagtctgtcctgggaagtaaagtggactatgctagTCTTTCCggggaagtaaagtggactatgctcagtctgtcctgggaagtaaagtggactatgctagtctgtcctgagaagtaaagtggactatgctcagtctgtcctgggaagtaaagtggactatgctagtctgtcctgggaagtaaagtggactatgctagtctgtccggggaagtaaagtggactatgctcaGTCTCTGctgggaagtaaagtggactatgctcagtctgtcctgggaagtaaagtggactatgctcagtctgtcctgggaagtaaagtggactatgctcagtctgtcatgggaagtaaagtggactatgctcagtctgtcctgggaagtaaagtggactatgctcagtctgtcctgggaagtaaagtggactatgctagtctgtcctgggaagtaaagtggactattctagtctgtcctgggaagtaaagtggactatgctcagtctgtccggggaagtaaagtggactatgctagtctgtcctgggaagtaaagtggactatgctcagtctgtcctgggaagtaaagtggactatgctcagtctgtcatgggaagtaaagtggactatgctcagtctgtcctgggaagtaaagtggactatgctcagtctgtcctgggaagtaaagtggactatgctcagtctgtcctgggaagtaaagtggactatgctcagtctgtccggggaagtaaagtggactatgctcagtctgtcctgggaagtaaagtggactatgctagtctgtcctgggaagtaaagtggactatgctagtctgtcctgggaagtaaagtggactatgctagtctgtcctgggaagtaaagtggactatgctagtctgtcctgggaagtaaagtggactatgctagtctgtcctgggatgtaaagtggactatgctcagtctctcctgggaagtaaagtggactatgctcagtctgtcctgggaagtaaagttgactatgctagtctgtcctgggaagtaaagtggactatgctagtctgtcctgggaagtaaagtggactatgctagtctctcctgggaagtaaagtggactatgctcagtctgtccggggaagtaaagtggactatgctcagtctgtcctgggaagtaaagtggactatgctcagtctgtccttggaagtaaagtggactatgctagtctgtcctgggaagtaaagtggactatgctagtctgtcctgggaagtaaagtggactatgctagtctgtcctgggaagtaaagtggactatgctcagtctgtcctgggaagtaaagtggactatgctagtctgtcctgggaagtaaagtggactatgctcagtctgtcctgggaagtaaagtggactatgctagtctctcctgggaagtaaagtggactatgttagtctgtcctgggaagtaaagtggactgTGCTAGTCTGTCCTaggaagtaaagtggactatgctcagtctgtcctgggaagtaaagtggacttttctagtctgtcctgggaagtaaagtggactatgctagTCTTTCCGcggaagtaaagtggactatgctcaGTCTCTGctgggaagtaaagtggactatgctagtctgtcctgggaagtaaagtggactatgctagtctgtcctgggaagtaaagtggactatgctcagtctgtcctgggaagtaaagtggactatgctagtctgtcctgggaagtaaagtggactatgctcagtctgtcctgggaagtaaagtggactatgctagtctgtcctgggaagtaaagtggactatgctcagtctgtattgggaagtaaagtggactatgctagTCTTTCCggggaagtaaagtggactatgctcagtctgtcctgggaagtaaagtggactatgctagtctgtcctgggaagtaaagtggactatgctagtctgtcctgggaagtaaagtggactatgctcagtctgtcctgggaagtaaagtggactatgctagtctgtcctgggaagtaaagtggactatgctcagtctgtcctgggaagtaaagtggactatgctagtctgtcctgggaagtaaagtggactatgctagtctgtcctgggaagtaaagtggactatgctagtctgtcctgggaagtaaagtggactatgctagtctgtcctgggaagtaaagtggactatgctagtctctcctgggaagtaaagtggactatgctagtctgtcctgggaagtaaagtggactgTGCTAGTCTGTCCTaggaagtaaagtggactatgctcagtctgtcctgggaagtaaagtggactatgctcagtctgtcttgggaagtaaagtggactatgctagTCTTTCCggggaagtaaagtggactatgctcagtctgtcttgggaagtaaagtggactgTGCTAGTCTGTCCTaggaagtaaagtggactatgctcaGTCTCTGCTGGGAAGTAAAGGGGACTATGCTagtctgtcctgggaagtaaagtggactatgctagTCTCTCCTGGaaagtaaagtggactatgctagTCTGTCTGGGGAAGTACAGTGGACTATGCTCAGTCTCtcctgggaagtaaagtggactatgctcagtctctcctgggaagtaaagtggactatgctcaGTCTCTCCTGGaaagtaaagtggactatgctagtctgtcctgggaagtaaagtggactatgctcagtctgtcctgggaagtaaagtggactatgctcagtctctcctgggaagtaaagtggactatgctcagtctctcctgggaagtaaagtggactatgctcaGTCTCTCCTGGaaagtaaagtggactatgctagtctgtcctgggaagtaaagtggactatgctcagtctgtcctgggaagtaaagtggactatgctcagtctctcctgggaagtaaagtggactatgctcagtctctcctgggaagtaaagtggactatgctcaGTTTCTGCTGGGAAGGTAAGTGGAGAATTCAGAAAGATACTTCCATAGATGCTCTCCCATCACCAACAGAGGGCAGTGTAAACTATGTAATCAAAGAGTGATGAGTCTTCTGCCAGTTTCAAACACAAGCTCTATCTCTTGAGTTAGACATCACCTCTTAGGCATGTTGTTCTCAGGCCAGATCACTCACATGACCTGTCACACACTAGTGCTCTCATGGCCTACTGGAAACCAACTAGATGCAAGGTACGTTAAGAAACGACTGCATACCCACATAAAAAATACTATAGTTTActatactgccctaccaagcaaaaaggcagtaactgctcattgcgtggaactgagaaaaatagatttttttttaccttggtttcacagtaatCTAGTACAGTTACTGCTAAAAATGACCCCTCATTATCTCCAAAAcacaatagaggcaggatacttgtccacatgattaaatgtatttaatgtagcgaAATGACATTAACTCATTTTTGACCAAATGAGCAGGTCCTGCCTTtctgcttggtagggcagtatagAAAACTATAGTACTTACAATATAATtctatagtatactgtagaatccTATACCCCATACTGTAGTATCCCTGTAGTGTAGTGCTTACTATATACTTTtttgtatactgtagaatactatactacacacagtACTATCCCTTGATCATGTAGCACTTACTTTAGAACTTTTAGATCGATTGAAGTGCTAGCTAGCTTTACTGCTAGCTGCTAACTTTGTTGATGCTGTTTTGATTTGAACGTGCTGTCCTTGGGAAGCTCATGCCGGGGAGAGGTCTCCCCTTGATCGTGTAGTGCTTAtgcggtgtcctgtgtgaattaaagtttttttttctctctctctctctctctctctcttttcaactctctagagacagcaggagtggtagagatactgtCAATGATCAgctttgaaaagccaactgacatttactcctgaggtgctgacttgttgcaccctcgacaaccactgtgattattattatctgaccctgctggtcatttatgaacatttgaacaccagccctcatagcctggttcctctctaggtttcttcctaggttctggcctttctagggagtttttcatagcCACCGTGAGACATGAGGGTATTACAGTTTTTTAacatcactttggcactaatttcagaaccttttttctaaactctagacacaaaactcacaagcaatttccaattgcttggacacaatacacataaagctaagatcatttgttcattgcactaaaatcacctgttcaaaatgacaacttaccatcaaagtattaccatttcaaaatgcaattcacacattacatctgagatgactgtctattaatttcattacaatgatccaactatcaattgatacaactgctcaaaatgataagcAACTGTTGCATGACTCTGAATGCAAAGTTTTATGGAAACTGATGAACAATATTACATGTTcagatcatgaaagtttcaggataatgAGATCCACTGACACCAATTACtgtggaacatgaaccaattggactaaattatctatggatgtaatatttcatcatcattctttatcagacgctgtttctatggtcccatgtaccacttttccaggccatgttttcagatttgacattactgtacactcaccggccactttattaggtacacctatctagtactgggtaggacccccttttgcctccataacagcctgaattattcacggtgttatacgttaagagatgcccttctgcacaccactgttttaaatgctgttatttgagcatttttggcctttctgttagcttgaataagtctggacattctcctctgacctctctcattaacaaggtatttttcccacagaactgccgctcactgaatgtgttttgtttatcgcaccattctctgttaGAGACTTtagtgcgtaaaaatcccaggagggcagctgtttctgagatgctggaaccACCATGTGTGGCACCAACAATCATACCACGatcaaagttgcttagattacggAGCTTGCCCGTTCTGATGTTTAGTCAAACATCAACTAAAGcgctctactctatatactctatataatgAGTTGCAGGCAGTCACATGATTCACTGTTTGAAGGAGCAGGCTATTTGCGTTAACAtgcaggtgtacctaataaagtaaTTGCTATTCCAATACTGCCAACTCGTTACTGATGATTGATTTCACATTGTGGTACGAGAATATAGGGAAATGAGTGGTATCCACCTACAACAACATAGCGATAACACGGAGCCGGCAGGTGATCCAGGTCACAATTGAGGTCAAGCAGTGGGAGGACGTGGTGGTCAAAGGAATGGCAGGGGACAAGCACctcttctgagaggtggtcgtgggcctcgtttaAGAGATGTGTGGGAATGTGGTAGAGGACAAGGCAGCGGCAGCAATGAAATCCGAGCAACAGTTGTAGACCATGTCGTAAATCATTGCAGGACAATGCTTGAGGCAGCTACAATGATTCAACCAAACCTCAGAAGATCAACCGTGGCCTCAATCATCAGAACTTTCCGCAATGAGAACcggtaagtcttcagcatgtacTAAACATTAGACTACTCTCAATTGTCAAATGACTGTATACTGCATGCCAATATGTACCACAGAATAGGTGATGTGACTAAATGTGTTCTCACTGTACTTTTCCTTGCAGAATTGCGACTAGGCCAAATAGGTGAGGCAGAGGCAAAATTCTGACTGACCAACAAGAGTAGGCTGTGCTCAATTTGGTTCGGGACAGAAATTATATTCGCCTTACATAAATTCGGCAGCACATCTTGGACAATGAGGACTTGGCAAACTTATGGCTTCCACATTGTTGAACAACTATTGCACGCATGCTGAAAAGGCACCAGGTGTCTCTAAAACAACTATACCatgtgccttttgaaagaaatGCAGACAGTGAAGCAACTGAGGACTGAGTATGTTCAGTTTCAAGATGCCTGTTATGAAAAATTCCATAAAAAGTCTACATCTACATCAGTAATTCTctttccaaaatgtatttttagaggGTGATGGAGCTGGATGCTGATGAAAAGCATCCCAAATTCCTCTTTTTGGATGAGGCAGGCTTCAACCTGGCCAAGACGAGAAGAGGTCGGAATTTCATTGGCCAGCAGGCAACCATCCAAGTACCTGGACAGCGTGGGGCCAACATCACCATGTGTGCGGCTATATCGGAAGATATATTGGATCATATAATGCAGCTCTCCTtgtaaccttccttgatgagctaaatcaggtctgtagagtTGATGGcgtgacctatgtcattgtgtgggataatgtcaggtttcaccatgctcaaagggtgcaagcatggtttcaggcccatccacaatttaccatcctgtacttacccccatgctctcctttccttaacccgattaaggaatttttctccacatggaggtggaaggtatatgataggcgccctcaggaacaagccacccttctccaggctatggatgacgcatgcaatgacatcacggcagaccagtgtcaggcctggattcaccatgcaatgacatcacggcagaccagtgtcaggcctggattcaccatacaatgacatcactgcagaccagtgtcaggcctggattcaccatgcaatgacatcacagcagaccagtgtcaggcctggattcaccatacaatgacatcacggcagaccagtgtcaggcctggattcaccatgcaatgacatcacggcagaccagtgtcaggcctggattcaccatgcaatgacatcacggcagaccagtgtcaggcctggattcaccatgcaatgacatcacggcagaccagtgtcaggcctggattcaccatgcaatgacatcacggcagaccagtgtcaggcctggattcaccatgcaatgacatcacggcagaccagtgtcaggcctggattcaccatgcaatgacatcacggcagaccagtgtcaggcctggattcgccaggcccgaagattcttcccaagatgtttggctaatgaaaatATCCATCGTAGTGTGGATAAGACAAGGTTGAtgggaaatatagaagtacaataatcaatcctttgttttgctttttacagtaagccaggtgaggaacactgctgtTGACAttttactgtagtttttttttctttgtagctaattatttttgctttgattcaaagatacctatgttgtgattttattgtatttcatcaatacatttcagattttgttcaatgattccactgtcTGTAGTACTCTCTttactagtccttttacagtgatgtatttacgtgtagaaccataatgaaacatgtatcacatattttgtactacaatatttaatgattgtacgaacaactacacagtgaaactatcggtatcttgtgtgtgggtaATCTAAATAGTAtagtatttcatgataaattagttatttgaaccaatgattctgcaagtgcaaggtttctttaaagatatgaatgcacaatgcaatgttttgaacattggacatcctgtgttacaagtgatgaccgttttgtgtctagagttttaaaaaattaccacaaggttctgaaatgagtgccaaagtgattgtaaaaactAATGTCAGTCACACTGGGCCTCAGACCAGACATAGCAGCACAGTCATGTCTGGCGTGGCTCTCTCTTATCACACAACAAGCTGCTGAGGGTTGTTGTGTATGAACCAAGGTGATTCATCATGACAGCTGTGGAAAAT includes:
- the LOC139381074 gene encoding cdc42 effector protein 1; the protein is MNLGKIPGLKGLVAGSQGKRRFKGDLTLDMISPPLGDFQHTMHVGRGGDVFGDTSFLSNHGGATNRNGDADSVTSPDNKIGAFFSRTLRRVRKTPERPRGGSKDLSPPPPPISPIIKNAVSLPRLDVDSPNGCPAKNLFPASPTSLEETTYGYGLESGFATLPRLSRSAECQSQQGGSTSCTPNAHGCSLTDVSALLKSSAYPTLPSDPGHMTQYESLTSMASFTFDLGPSLMSEVFGLIDSPNGHLEPSHAWVADEPSCSAFGFVTNEGSEMDSEMDATTASLVDSLLREDCSSRKSPYGMEWEEEEEEARRMEMNGGGQHLKGAVPDLVMGSPSRQRPAMESERFQGATDVLGVLYGVGGTLKGQQRMDLEGEVTMGQTMKKTPYICITPDEEEEIKV